A single region of the Etheostoma cragini isolate CJK2018 chromosome 3, CSU_Ecrag_1.0, whole genome shotgun sequence genome encodes:
- the LOC117942112 gene encoding aldehyde dehydrogenase family 3 member A2-like isoform X3 has protein sequence MSREQLVVQRARRSFQTGKSKPLESRIHQLKSLLCFISERQKEIADAVKRDLGKSERGTELFETLGLEGEIKLAIEKLAEWAAPRPVEKNLLTILDEVYVRPEPLGVVLIIGAWNYPWAVTLQPLVGAIAAGNAAVIKPSEVSSHSAKVMEELLPQYLDKDLYPVVTGGVSETQELLKQRFDHIFYTGNCTVGKLVMEAAARHLTPVTLELGGKSPCYIDKNCDISVACRRITWGKFVNCGQTCIAPDFILCEPCIQSQVVEEIQKCIKEFYTDNPETFEDYGRIINQRHFKRLMALMEGSTVALGGGNDESQCYIAPTVLKDVTGESKVMKEEIFGPLLPIITVSGTDEAIQFINEREKPLVIYIFSNDNKLIKRVIAETSSGALLANDCLVHYSVSALPFGGVGNSGMGCYHGRHSFDQLSHLRSCLIKQLKMEAVNSMRYPPHTAKKLSWARFLLLKQVNVCTLQRMALLATFTGLAAFVARKYLRSR, from the exons ATGTCCCGAGAACAGCTGGTTGTTCAACGGGCCAGAAGGTCCTTCCAGACAGGGAAAAGCAAACCTCTGGAGTCCAGGATCCATCAGTTGAAGAGTCTGCTCTGCTTCAtctcagagagacagaaagaaattgCAGATGCCGTCAAAAGGGATCTCGGCAAG AGTGAACGTGGGACCGAGCTGTTTGAGACACTGGGACTGGAGGGAGAGATTAAGCTGGCTATAGAGAAACTGGCAGAGTGGGCGGCCCCTCGGCCAGTAGAGAAGAACCTCCTCACCATTTTAGATGAAGTTTATGTGCGGCCAGAGCCTCTGGGAGTGGTGCTCATCATCGGGGCCTGGAACTACCCCTGGGCTGTCACCCTCCAGCCGCTGGTTGGAGCTATTGCTGCTG GTAATGCAGCAGTAATAAAACCATCTGAAGTCAGCTCTCACTCTGCCAAAGTGATGGAGGAACTTCTCCCTCAGTATCTGGACAAA GATCTGTACCCAGTGGTGACAGGTGGAGTGTCAGAGACCCAGGAGCTGCTGAAGCAGAGATTTGACCACATTTTCTACACAGGAAACTGCACCGTGGGGAAATTGGTGATGGAGGCTGCGGCTCGCCACCTCACCCCAGTAACCCTGGAGCTGGGAGGAAAGAGCCCCTGCTACATCGACAAGAACTGTGACATCAGTGTCGCATGTCG tCGCATCACGTGGGGAAAGTTTGTCAACTGTGGCCAGACTTGCATCGCTCCAGACTTTATCCTGTGTGAACCCTGCATCCAGAGCCAAGTAGTAGAAGAGATCCAGAAGTGTATCAAG GAGTTTTACACAGATAATCCAGAAACATTTGAGGACTACGGACGCATTATTAACCAGCGGCACTTTAAGAGGCTCATGGCTCTTATGGAGGGGAGCACTGTTGCTCTTGGTGGAGGCAATGATGAATCCCAATGCTACATAG CCCCCACTGTGTTGAAGGATGTGACCGGGGAATCCAAAGTGATGAAGGAGGAGATCTTTGGGCCACTGCTGCCCATCATCACAGTGAGCGGTACAGACGAGGCCATCCAGTTCAttaatgagagagaaaaacctCTGGTTATATACATCTTCTCTAATGACAATAAG CTGATCAAACGGGTGATAGCTGAGACATCCAGCGGAGCTCTGCTGGCAAACGACTGTCTGGTACACTACTCTGTCAGTGCTCTGCCCTTTGGAGGAGTTG GTAACAGTGGTATGGGCTGTTACCACGGACGGCACAGCTTTGACCAGCTGAGCCACCTGCGCAGCTGTCTGATCAAACAGCTGAAGATGGAGGCAGTCAACAGCATGCGTTACCCCCCCCACACTGCCAAAAAGCTGAGCTGGGCTCGATTCTTACTGCTCAAGCAGGTCAACGTGTGCACGCTGCAGCGCATGGCACTGCTGGCCACATTTACCGGCTTGGCAGCATTTGTGGCTCGG aaatACCTGCGGTCACGCTGA
- the LOC117942112 gene encoding aldehyde dehydrogenase family 3 member A2-like isoform X4 has translation MSREQLVVQRARRSFQTGKSKPLESRIHQLKSLLCFISERQKEIADAVKRDLGKSERGTELFETLGLEGEIKLAIEKLAEWAAPRPVEKNLLTILDEVYVRPEPLGVVLIIGAWNYPWAVTLQPLVGAIAAGNAAVIKPSEVSSHSAKVMEELLPQYLDKDLYPVVTGGVSETQELLKQRFDHIFYTGNCTVGKLVMEAAARHLTPVTLELGGKSPCYIDKNCDISVACRRITWGKFVNCGQTCIAPDFILCEPCIQSQVVEEIQKCIKEFYTDNPETFEDYGRIINQRHFKRLMALMEGSTVALGGGNDESQCYIAPTVLKDVTGESKVMKEEIFGPLLPIITVSGTDEAIQFINEREKPLVIYIFSNDNKLIKRVIAETSSGALLANDCLVHYSVSALPFGGVGNSGMGCYHGRHSFDQLSHLRSCLIKQLKMEAVNSMRYPPHTAKKLSWARFLLLKQVNVCTLQRMALLATFTGLAAFVAQKYLRSR, from the exons ATGTCCCGAGAACAGCTGGTTGTTCAACGGGCCAGAAGGTCCTTCCAGACAGGGAAAAGCAAACCTCTGGAGTCCAGGATCCATCAGTTGAAGAGTCTGCTCTGCTTCAtctcagagagacagaaagaaattgCAGATGCCGTCAAAAGGGATCTCGGCAAG AGTGAACGTGGGACCGAGCTGTTTGAGACACTGGGACTGGAGGGAGAGATTAAGCTGGCTATAGAGAAACTGGCAGAGTGGGCGGCCCCTCGGCCAGTAGAGAAGAACCTCCTCACCATTTTAGATGAAGTTTATGTGCGGCCAGAGCCTCTGGGAGTGGTGCTCATCATCGGGGCCTGGAACTACCCCTGGGCTGTCACCCTCCAGCCGCTGGTTGGAGCTATTGCTGCTG GTAATGCAGCAGTAATAAAACCATCTGAAGTCAGCTCTCACTCTGCCAAAGTGATGGAGGAACTTCTCCCTCAGTATCTGGACAAA GATCTGTACCCAGTGGTGACAGGTGGAGTGTCAGAGACCCAGGAGCTGCTGAAGCAGAGATTTGACCACATTTTCTACACAGGAAACTGCACCGTGGGGAAATTGGTGATGGAGGCTGCGGCTCGCCACCTCACCCCAGTAACCCTGGAGCTGGGAGGAAAGAGCCCCTGCTACATCGACAAGAACTGTGACATCAGTGTCGCATGTCG tCGCATCACGTGGGGAAAGTTTGTCAACTGTGGCCAGACTTGCATCGCTCCAGACTTTATCCTGTGTGAACCCTGCATCCAGAGCCAAGTAGTAGAAGAGATCCAGAAGTGTATCAAG GAGTTTTACACAGATAATCCAGAAACATTTGAGGACTACGGACGCATTATTAACCAGCGGCACTTTAAGAGGCTCATGGCTCTTATGGAGGGGAGCACTGTTGCTCTTGGTGGAGGCAATGATGAATCCCAATGCTACATAG CCCCCACTGTGTTGAAGGATGTGACCGGGGAATCCAAAGTGATGAAGGAGGAGATCTTTGGGCCACTGCTGCCCATCATCACAGTGAGCGGTACAGACGAGGCCATCCAGTTCAttaatgagagagaaaaacctCTGGTTATATACATCTTCTCTAATGACAATAAG CTGATCAAACGGGTGATAGCTGAGACATCCAGCGGAGCTCTGCTGGCAAACGACTGTCTGGTACACTACTCTGTCAGTGCTCTGCCCTTTGGAGGAGTTG GTAACAGTGGTATGGGCTGTTACCACGGACGGCACAGCTTTGACCAGCTGAGCCACCTGCGCAGCTGTCTGATCAAACAGCTGAAGATGGAGGCAGTCAACAGCATGCGTTACCCCCCCCACACTGCCAAAAAGCTGAGCTGGGCTCGATTCTTACTGCTCAAGCAGGTCAACGTGTGCACGCTGCAGCGCATGGCACTGCTGGCCACATTTACCGGCTTGGCAGCATTTGTGGC gcagaaatACCTGCGGTCACGCTGA
- the LOC117942112 gene encoding aldehyde dehydrogenase, dimeric NADP-preferring-like isoform X1, which yields MSREQLVVQRARRSFQTGKSKPLESRIHQLKSLLCFISERQKEIADAVKRDLGKSERGTELFETLGLEGEIKLAIEKLAEWAAPRPVERNLLTISDEVYIQPEPLGVVLIIGAWNYPWALTLLPLVGAIAAGNAAVVKPSELSEFSSLLLRALLPRYLDKDLYPVVTGGVSETQELLKLRFDHVFYTGSGTVGKVVMEAAARHLTPVTLELGGKSPCYIDKDCDIRVACRRITWGKFVNCGQTCIAPDFILCEPCIQGRVVDRIRQTLLEFYGADPKCSPDYGRIINQRHFNRIMGLMEGYTPVVGGQSDASQRYIAPTVLKDVPPHSRMMQEEIFGPLLPIVAVSDMDDAIRFINEREKPLALYIFCSDKKATKRMIEETSSGGVVVNDVMMHYTLTSLPFGGVGQSGMGRYHGKHSFDQLSHQRACLVRSLGMESVNLARYPPQDRRRAKRVRMALKSPMIDMSKRTFIWAVVATIIGFALFITLLIILLIASGLNCTCWYWRGFYN from the exons ATGTCCCGAGAACAGCTGGTTGTTCAACGGGCCAGAAGGTCCTTCCAGACAGGGAAAAGCAAACCTCTGGAGTCCAGGATCCATCAGTTGAAGAGTCTGCTCTGCTTCAtctcagagagacagaaagaaattgCAGATGCCGTCAAAAGGGATCTCGGCAAG AGTGAACGTGGGACCGAGCTGTTTGAGACACTGGGACTGGAGGGAGAG ATCAAGCTGGCTATAGAGAAACTGGCAGAGTGGGCAGCTCCTCGGCCGGTTGAGAGGAACCTCCTCACCATATCAGATGAGGTTTACATCCAGCCGGAGCCTCTGGGAGTGGTGCTTATCATCGGGGCCTGGAACTACCCCTGGGCCCTCACCCTGCTGCCCCTGGTTGGAGCTATTGCTGCTG GCAACGCAGCTGTGGTAAAGCCGTCCGAGCTCAGCGAGTTCTCGTCCCTCCTCCTCCGGGCTCTGCTGCCTCGCTATCTGGACAAG GATCTGTACCCGGTTGTAACTGGTGGAGTGTCAGAGACCCAGGAGCTGCTGAAGCTCAGGTTTGACCACGTCTTCTACACAGGCAGCGGCACCGTGGGTAAAGTAGTGATGGAGGCTGCAGCCCGCCACCTCACCCCAGTGACCCTGGAGCTGGGAGGGAAAAGCCCCTGCTACATCGACAAGGACTGCGACATCAGAGTCGCCTGCCG TCGTATAACTTGGGGAAAGTTTGTCAACTGCGGTCAGACGTGCATCGCTCCAGACTTCATCCTGTGTGAACCCTGCATCCAGGGCCGGGTGGTGGATCGCATCCGACAGACTCTATTG GAATTTTATGGCGCTGATCCCAAATGCTCGCCGGACTACGGCCGAATCATCAACCAGCGTCATTTCAACAGAATCATGGGCCTGATGGAGGGTTACACTCCTGTGGTGGGGGGACAGAGTGATGCCTCACAGCGCTACATTG ccCCAACTGTGCTGAAGGACGTGCCCCCTCACTCCAGGATGATGCAGGAGGAGATCTTCGGCCCCCTGCTGCCTATAGTGGCTGTGAGTGACATGGATGATGCCATCCGCTTCATCAACGAGAGAGAGAAACCTCTGGCACTCTACATCTTCTGCTCTGATAAGAAG gcaacaaaaaggatGATTGAGGAGACCTCAAGTGGAGGAGTAGTGGTCAATGATGTTATGATGCACTACACACTCACCTCGCTCCCGTTTGGTGGTGTTG GTCAGAGTGGTATGGGCCGCTACCATGGTAAACACTCTTTTGACCAGCTGAGCCACCAGAGGGCGTGCCTGGTCCGCTCTCTAGGCATGGAGAGTGTCAACCTGGCCCGGTACCCTCCTCAGGACCGCCGGCGGGCGAAGAGGGTGCGGATGGCACTCAAATCCCCCATGATCGACATGTCCAAGAGGACGTTCATCTGGGCCGTGGTTGCCACCATCATCGGCTTCGCCCTGTTCATCACGCTGCTGATCATCCTGCTCATAGCGTCAGGCCTCAACTGTACCTGCTGGTACTGGAGAGGCTTTTATAACTAG
- the LOC117942112 gene encoding aldehyde dehydrogenase, dimeric NADP-preferring-like isoform X2: MERQAVRRAKEAFLSGRTRTLEFRLQQLHALQRMLTEKETEISTALKQDINRSQYDTPLLELIGIENEIKLAIEKLAEWAAPRPVERNLLTISDEVYIQPEPLGVVLIIGAWNYPWALTLLPLVGAIAAGNAAVVKPSELSEFSSLLLRALLPRYLDKDLYPVVTGGVSETQELLKLRFDHVFYTGSGTVGKVVMEAAARHLTPVTLELGGKSPCYIDKDCDIRVACRRITWGKFVNCGQTCIAPDFILCEPCIQGRVVDRIRQTLLEFYGADPKCSPDYGRIINQRHFNRIMGLMEGYTPVVGGQSDASQRYIAPTVLKDVPPHSRMMQEEIFGPLLPIVAVSDMDDAIRFINEREKPLALYIFCSDKKATKRMIEETSSGGVVVNDVMMHYTLTSLPFGGVGQSGMGRYHGKHSFDQLSHQRACLVRSLGMESVNLARYPPQDRRRAKRVRMALKSPMIDMSKRTFIWAVVATIIGFALFITLLIILLIASGLNCTCWYWRGFYN, translated from the exons ATGGAGAGGCAGGCGGTGAGGCGGGCCAAGGAGGCCTTCCTGAGCGGCAGGACTCGGACACTGGAGTTCAGACTGCAGCAGCTTCATGCCTTGCAGAGGATGCTCACTGAGAAAGAGACCGAGATCTCCACCGCTCTAAAACAGGATATCAATAGG AGCCAGTATGACACGCCACTCTTGGAGCTCATTGGCATTGAGAATGAGATCAAGCTGGCTATAGAGAAACTGGCAGAGTGGGCAGCTCCTCGGCCGGTTGAGAGGAACCTCCTCACCATATCAGATGAGGTTTACATCCAGCCGGAGCCTCTGGGAGTGGTGCTTATCATCGGGGCCTGGAACTACCCCTGGGCCCTCACCCTGCTGCCCCTGGTTGGAGCTATTGCTGCTG GCAACGCAGCTGTGGTAAAGCCGTCCGAGCTCAGCGAGTTCTCGTCCCTCCTCCTCCGGGCTCTGCTGCCTCGCTATCTGGACAAG GATCTGTACCCGGTTGTAACTGGTGGAGTGTCAGAGACCCAGGAGCTGCTGAAGCTCAGGTTTGACCACGTCTTCTACACAGGCAGCGGCACCGTGGGTAAAGTAGTGATGGAGGCTGCAGCCCGCCACCTCACCCCAGTGACCCTGGAGCTGGGAGGGAAAAGCCCCTGCTACATCGACAAGGACTGCGACATCAGAGTCGCCTGCCG TCGTATAACTTGGGGAAAGTTTGTCAACTGCGGTCAGACGTGCATCGCTCCAGACTTCATCCTGTGTGAACCCTGCATCCAGGGCCGGGTGGTGGATCGCATCCGACAGACTCTATTG GAATTTTATGGCGCTGATCCCAAATGCTCGCCGGACTACGGCCGAATCATCAACCAGCGTCATTTCAACAGAATCATGGGCCTGATGGAGGGTTACACTCCTGTGGTGGGGGGACAGAGTGATGCCTCACAGCGCTACATTG ccCCAACTGTGCTGAAGGACGTGCCCCCTCACTCCAGGATGATGCAGGAGGAGATCTTCGGCCCCCTGCTGCCTATAGTGGCTGTGAGTGACATGGATGATGCCATCCGCTTCATCAACGAGAGAGAGAAACCTCTGGCACTCTACATCTTCTGCTCTGATAAGAAG gcaacaaaaaggatGATTGAGGAGACCTCAAGTGGAGGAGTAGTGGTCAATGATGTTATGATGCACTACACACTCACCTCGCTCCCGTTTGGTGGTGTTG GTCAGAGTGGTATGGGCCGCTACCATGGTAAACACTCTTTTGACCAGCTGAGCCACCAGAGGGCGTGCCTGGTCCGCTCTCTAGGCATGGAGAGTGTCAACCTGGCCCGGTACCCTCCTCAGGACCGCCGGCGGGCGAAGAGGGTGCGGATGGCACTCAAATCCCCCATGATCGACATGTCCAAGAGGACGTTCATCTGGGCCGTGGTTGCCACCATCATCGGCTTCGCCCTGTTCATCACGCTGCTGATCATCCTGCTCATAGCGTCAGGCCTCAACTGTACCTGCTGGTACTGGAGAGGCTTTTATAACTAG